The Nitrospirota bacterium region ATAGAAGGCCCAAAAGGCATTATAAGCGGGATATCCCCTGGTTTTATCCCGCCTGCAATGCAGTACGGCAGATGCATTTCCCTTACAAAACCCTCAAGGCGTTCAAACGGCCTTTTGCCTTTAGTCTGCTCATCGAGGCTTGTATGAAGGCAGAAACAATCTATTGGCAGATGTTTTAATTCCTTTGCCCTCAAAACCCAGTCCCTGCACCCTATGAGGTCAACCACTGCCTTTTTATTCCACCTTCTGGTCTCCCCGATAGCCTCTGTTATGGTTTCTATTGAGGCCTGAGCGCACATGCTTACTATATCAGCGCCTGCTTCAAAGGCCATCCTCGCCTCTAATGCGCCTGCATCCATTATCTTCATGTCTGCAAAAATCGTTTTTTCCTCAAAATTCTCCCTGAGGGCCTCTACTGCCCTGAT contains the following coding sequences:
- a CDS encoding orotidine 5'-phosphate decarboxylase, giving the protein MALLQVALDLLSIEQAIKVAEAAVDYVDIIEAGTPLIKSEGIRAVEALRENFEEKTIFADMKIMDAGALEARMAFEAGADIVSMCAQASIETITEAIGETRRWNKKAVVDLIGCRDWVLRAKELKHLPIDCFCLHTSLDEQTKGKRPFERLEGFVREMHLPYCIAGGIKPGDIPLIMPFGPSIIIVGGYITKAESPGDAARKVKEAIEKSKQI